A region of Chelonia mydas isolate rCheMyd1 chromosome 7, rCheMyd1.pri.v2, whole genome shotgun sequence DNA encodes the following proteins:
- the LOC102931430 gene encoding E3 ubiquitin-protein ligase TRIM41-like: MASRTSAGRVQDEAVRPICLEYLTEPVTLDCGHNFCLACITKHSEKCTEGDCDPLCCPSCRAQIQRQNFQLNWQLANRVEQVKHLHFEAEREQKVNLCARHKEKLKLFCEDDREAICVICRESKEHRAHAVVPIKDSAEKDKEDSSILSTRMEVKLQHQVEISPELAESLNTYNQSDALMETQRKFKDNLTSELEKKIFQSMGPDEKVNVTLDPDTAHPRLVMSEDQKSVRWGFTRQNLPNNLERFDNDPFVLGCEGFTSGRHCWEVEVGEARSWVLGVARESVNRKGRISVSPEQGFWALRRSGAGWLVAYTSPEGTHLPLPDKPRRMRVCLDYERGQVTFFDVDNEALIFTFPPASFSGDKIRPFFSVGERGMYTSFSYLCGPSHITMCP; encoded by the exons ATGGCCTCAAGAACTTCAGCAGGGAGGGTGCAAGATGAAGCCGTACGTCCTATTTGCCTGGAGTACCTGACGGAGCCTGTGACTTTAGACTGTGGGCACAACTTCTGCCTCGCCTGCATCACTAAGCACAGTGAGAAATGCACAGAGGGGGACTGTGACCCTttgtgctgccccagctgcagagcccagatcCAGAGACAGAATTTCCAGCTGAACTGGCAGCTGGCAAATAGAGTAGAGCAAGTTAAACACTTGCATtttgaagcagagagagaacaaaaagtGAATCTATGTGCAAGACACAAGGAAAAGCTGAAGTTGTTCTGTGAGGATGACAGAGAAGCCATTTGTGTGATCTGCAGAGAGTCCAAGGAACACAGAGCTCACGCTGTGGTTCCCATAAAGGATTCTGCCGAGAAGGACAAG gAGGACAGCAGCATCTTGAGCAC GCGTATGGAGGTGAAGCTCCAGCACCAAGTGGAGATTTCTCCTGAACTGGCTGAGAGCCTCAATACTTATAACCAAAGTGATGCTCTAATGGAGACTCAGAGGAAATTCAA GGATAATCTGACATCTGaattagagaaaaaaatatttcagtctaTGGGACCAGATGAGAAAG tgaatgtgactctggatccagacacggctcatccccGACTTGTGATGTCTGAGGATCAGAAAAGTGTGAGATGGGGATTCACACGGCAGAATCTGCCCAACAATCTGGAGAGATTTGACAATGATCCCTTTGTACTGGGTTGTGAGGGATTCACCTCAGGGAGAcattgctgggaggtggaggtgggggaagcaaGAAGCTGGGTTTTGGGGGTTGCCAGAGAGTCTGTGAACAGGAAGGGAAGGATCAGTGTTAGCCCTGAGCAGGGCTTCTGGGCTTTGCGGCGGAGTGGGGCAGGGTGGTTGGTAGCTTACACTTCCCCTGAGGGGACCCACCTCCCTCTTCCTGATAAACCCAGGAGGATGCGGGTCTGTCTGGACTACGAACGGGGGCAGGTGACATTTTTTGATGTTgataatgaggccctgatcttcaCTTTCCCACCGGCCTCTTTCTCTGGGGACAAAATCCGCCCTTTCTTCTCAGTTGGGGAAAGAGGAATGTACACATCTTTCTCATACTTGTGTGGGCCATCACATATCACAATGTGTCCCTGA